Within the Streptomyces sp. R41 genome, the region GGGCAGCCAGTCGAAGGCCTCCGCGCTCGGGCGGTCGCCCGGCTTGTACTCCAGGCCGACCCAGCCCTCGTATCCGGCCTTCTTCAGCTGGTCGAGGAGGTCCGCCAGCGGGAGCGTGCCGGTGCCCGGGGCGCCGCGGCCGGGGTTGTCGGCGATCTGTACGTGGCCGGTCTTCGACGCGTACTGCTCGATCACCGACGGCAGGTCCTCGCCGTTCATGGACAGGTGGTACAGGTCCATGAGGAACGTGGCGTTGCCGAGGCCGGTCGCCTCGTTGACCTTGTTCACGATCTCGATCGCCTTGGGCGCGCTCACGATCGGGCAGAGCGGCGACTCGGGCTTGTTCAGCGCCTCGATCAGGAGGATCGCGCCGACGCGGTCGGCCGCGCGGGCCGCGAGCGCCAGGTTCTCCAGCGCGAGCGCGTCCTGCTCCGCCGGGTCCACGCCCTCGACCCGGTTGCCGTACAGGGCGTTGAGGGCCTTGCAGCCGAGCGACTGGGCGAAGTCGGCCGTCACGTCGATGTTGGCGCGGAACTTCTCCGACTCCGCGCCGGGGATCGACAGCGCGCCCCGGTCCGGGCCCGGCAGCTGCCCGGCGTAGAAGTTCAGGCCCGTCAGCTGGACGCCCGCGTCCTCGATCGCCTTCTTCAGGGCGTCGAGCTCGGACTGCTCGGGGGTGGGGGAGTCGACCCAGGGCCACCACAGCTCGACCGCCGTGAAGCCCGCCGCGGCGGCGGCCGCGGGGCGCTCCAGGAGCGGGAGTTCCGTGAAGAGGATCGACAGGTTGACGTTGAAGCGCTGGTTTGCGAATCCCATGTGGGTCGGCGCTCCCTTCCGTTGTCGAGATTCCGTATTACGGAAGTTCGTTTCTGCTTAATGGAAGATTGCCGTCGTGTGTCAGTGCTTGTCAAGAGGGGGCTGCCGGAAATCGGCATCACGCAGCAGGTTGAGCGCGTGCTGGGGAGGGTGAAGCCCGACACATGGCTCTGACCTCCGCGATCGCTGAGGTGCGGGGTCTGGCCTGCGGAAACGACTCGCGCTGGTTCTCGCGGTCAGCGCGGCGAGGACCGCGGCCACAGAAGCGAGGCCGTCGAGGCAGTGACCGGAGCGAGCGCCCAGATGGTCGGCTGATGGCCGCCGCGCCGGTGACGGCGAGCAGCGCGATGGCCCACGCGAAGGTGGGTACGAGACCGGACAGGGTCGTCGACGCGCCGAAGGCGATGGCGGCACCGAGGACGACGTTCATCGAAGGCCGTCCCCGACGGAGCTGAATCACCGGGCCGGTGCTCAGCCAAGTGATGAGCGCGCCCGCGAGCGCCGGGCCCGCGCGCGATGTTGAAATACGCCGCACTCAGCGCCGATGCGTTGCGCAGTAGCTCGGCGCCGACCATCTTCCGCCACCGCCGGTATCACCGGGAATCAGTCATCCCGCGCCGCGCGAGGCATTCCTCGAGGAAGCCGAACGCCCGCAGATGATAGGAACGCGCGGCCCATCCAAGACTGATGTTGTGCCCCGCGTCAGGATGGCGGTCGACCCTGACGCGACTCCCGGTCAGCATGCCGCTCAGTTCGGCAACCGCCTGCTGGTCGTGCCGCCACCATCGTTCGTGCTCGGCGAAGGTGAACCTGACCGGCGCGCGAATGCGGCGGGCGACATCGGGGAGCACGTCCGGCCAGGTCGGTACCTCGCGCCGCTCCCACGACGGCGTGGGAGCCACCACCGATCGACTGCTCAGGAAGGTGTTCGGTGGATAGAGTCCGAACGCTCCCCAGCTGAAGCCCCAGGCGGCGCGACTGTGGGGTTCGGGCAATCGGTCGGGTTCTACGGCGTATCGGTGGCCGCATCCGGAAACATCCAGGCCGATCAGAGGGGCGTCCACGTCGTCGGCTGCCGCGGTCAGCACGACTTTGCCCCCGAAGGAATGGGCCAGCAGAAAGAAGCCGGCCCCGACCTCGTGTCGGTGGGCGAACTCGGCCAGCGCGGCGTGCAGCGTCACGGACTGTTC harbors:
- a CDS encoding TIM barrel protein; protein product: MGFANQRFNVNLSILFTELPLLERPAAAAAAGFTAVELWWPWVDSPTPEQSELDALKKAIEDAGVQLTGLNFYAGQLPGPDRGALSIPGAESEKFRANIDVTADFAQSLGCKALNALYGNRVEGVDPAEQDALALENLALAARAADRVGAILLIEALNKPESPLCPIVSAPKAIEIVNKVNEATGLGNATFLMDLYHLSMNGEDLPSVIEQYASKTGHVQIADNPGRGAPGTGTLPLADLLDQLKKAGYEGWVGLEYKPGDRPSAEAFDWLPAEARAAR
- a CDS encoding alpha/beta hydrolase, whose protein sequence is MTVIKSSLRTPAETAAGAKPSRPHPLSPGVRRIALSAAGITLSCLLSEPEHTTPRATVIAVHGSGMSAGYFDGQAHPDLSLLTLGARLGFTVLSLDRPGYGHSATQLPDGQPLAEQSVTLHAALAEFAHRHEVGAGFFLLAHSFGGKVVLTAAADDVDAPLIGLDVSGCGHRYAVEPDRLPEPHSRAAWGFSWGAFGLYPPNTFLSSRSVVAPTPSWERREVPTWPDVLPDVARRIRAPVRFTFAEHERWWRHDQQAVAELSGMLTGSRVRVDRHPDAGHNISLGWAARSYHLRAFGFLEECLARRGMTDSR